CTACTTTAGCTCACATCACACATTGCAGTTTGGTTAGCACACGTTGCATCTTCTGAGGCACTTTCACAACAATGATAAATGTATCGTGTTTTGAGCCATTTAATCAACCATtagaattgtttaaaaactaaaaacaaggTGCAATAAATGCACATTGTCTGAGCATAAAGTGCATTTATTGTTGTTTAACCATTACCCATTGCTTAACCTAAGGGCACTGGTTAGCATTACCCATCTTTTAATTTCTGGCACTTAATTATGTATGTTCTTTTTATTGGCAGGCTTAGCCCATCCAAAACTACCATTCCAGATTCGGGAATGTAATAGAAGCACACCTAGAGATTCCAATGCCATCCCACTGGTGTCTAAAAGGGTAAGTCATCAGTTCTTTTGCTTTgttgtttctaattttaattgttattagTAGGCACATAAGCTGATTTTGAAGATATATTTGTGAATAATCAACAGATTCCTAGAGCAAAGAATCATTATTCCCTTGCATTGTGTACCTGCACCAGATATGTCACCTGTGCAGGAAGAAATCATCATAACTTGAGTTCTGGCAATGACTTCCTTGAGGAGCCATTTTGGTTAACTTTGATAAAGGAAGCTTTTTGGTATGTGCTTACAAATTTACAATTGTTGTCTAGAGTGGAATTGAAGGATGGTGAATTCTCTTCAAAATAACTCCTGTTTGGTGAAAGTCAATGTGAACCCTGTACACATGTTAACATTGATATGGGAAGAAGTTTTTATGAAGTGATTATGATATATCTATTTTCAGGGCATTGAAATCTTTATTTGTCTTCCTGCTTGAGCAGCCTAGCCAACTGAAGTACATAGAGTGGCCTGGTTTCCAGAGCACGGTtggtttttagaattctacctCTATTTTCAACATCTCATTCAACGTATTTGTCCTATAAGATCTGGATAGAAAAGCTTTATATCCTTATGAATGGAAACTCTTAACAGCTGATGAGTTGAAAATGTAGAAGAATGGTCTTTGCTGGTTATAGTTGCTTCGGGATTCTCACTACCATCACATGCATCATGCAGATAACCATTTTTAGCAGTCTGTTTTTGACATGCATGTTTTTCTAGTCTCTCTGGCTTTATTGATGCTTTCTCACAAGGAGATTTTGGGTTGAAcaaggcatttttttttttgcattttttaaatcagatggctatatatatatatatatataaaatcatctTTCGCACATGGttcaaaatgttgggcagtgAAGTGCCAACATATTCAAACTAGGGGCATAGGTGAGATGAAAATGTTACGCTGATGTGTGCttatacaagaaaataaaataagaaacaagattATATGTGAGCTATTCATTAATTTGTGTACGGTAAACTGTCAAAAGTGGTTCAGTTTTTCACTGGAATTTCAAAGTTGACTGgctattttacttatttatccTTTGAGGGAGAGGGACCTTGCTGTTGAATGACTTAGCTTTGATTACTTGTAAATTGTTTGAAGTGCATCTTATAGAAATAAGATGACTATCAGTTTAGGATATATGTGTGTTGCCATTGTCATTCTGATCCATTTGTTAGAACCGGAGGTCTAAACTCTTGCTCTTGGTGGGTGGCAGGGGCTGGTTCGGCTGATAGTTGTTTTGTCATTTTCTATGTTGAGGTAGTTGATATTCCCTTATTTTCTATGTGTGTGCAGCTGAAAACAGCTTCTCTTACTCTGGTTCTTGTGGCGCTTCTTATAGTTGCACTGGCCTCGGTTGATTCTGCCCTCTGCTATCTTCTGGCTTTGCTTATACGTAAAGCCACCCCCTGAGGAGCAGTAGTGGTTCCTGAAGAAGCTGCACTGCACTGCACTGCCTTGAGGTGATTCTGTTCCTGCCCTATGTTATCTAATCTGCTGGTTGGCTGGGTTTGCTTATTAGGTGGGTGGTTGTTCCTGAACTGTCTGGTCAACAATGTATTATCCAGTAAAACACGTGGCTTGGCTATTCCctcatttctcatttttgggacCCGGCTGAACCCAGTTGCCCGACCCAGTCGTGTATATGTTTCTTCTCTGTGTTTGTTCCTTGTGACGTTATATCTTGTGAAAACACAAAGGAAGGAAgctgtgattttattttaacttgTTTTCGTTGCAAATGGAATGGAGGCCAAAGGCCTAAAACAACAAGACTAAAAACCAGGACTAGGTGTTGACTATTTGGGATGAGTTGCTGTATGTAActgcattcttttttttttttttttattatggttGCTTAGTATGACTTGTTTAGTTTGTGGGGGTTTATGAAATGCCACAAATTTAATGCATTTGGTCGGACATATTACTGTCGGACCAAgcaaaggaaaaatataaatctagGGCTCGATTTGAATTAGGATGTTAGATTTGAAACCTGGTGAAGGGGAAAGACATATAACTTAGAAACCACAGccctgtacaccataccaaaGTCTCAACCGTCCAACCTCTGCTTTTAACTTCCAAACCAATTCCCCCTATGACACCTAATCCATGGACGGCCTCGAAGGCTACAAAAAATCAGCTTCAAGCTTCAGTGAAAAGTAGGAACCGATGAACCTCAATGCGTAGTTTTATTACAAAAACATTGGTGGAGAAATCAATGCTCCATTCATTGGACTTTACAACATTTATTCCATATGGAACCCCGCTGTGTTTTGGCCATGTCCTCCAAACACTACACCATAAGTACCAACCATCAAGCCCATTTCTCCCCCTCTTCCCCCATATCCTCGTCTCTCTCCCCACAGAACATAAAAAAGGAGGGAGTGTCTCCCGTGCTATCCAAGGGAAAttggagaaagaagagaaggggaCAATGGGTGCTCAAAGAACCACCCCAAAAGCCTCTCCAAAGAGGAATTCCACCACCCTGCAGCATCTCTTTGAACTAGATTCCGGACACCATTTCTCTAACAACACAGGCAAGAGATCCCCTGCTGCTTTTGAATGTGAAGACGAAGAGATTCTTTCCCTCATATCTTCCTGCACCTTCACGTACACCTTCACCGACCCTTCCGAGTCCTCTTCCCAGCAAGATCTCAAGCGCCTCAAACTCATCCAGCTTCTCTCCATCATCAAAATTTCCCCAAAGCCGCTCCACACTCAGATTCTACCTCCCTTCTTCACCATGCTCTCTTCCAACCTCTTTCGTCCACTCCCTCCGACCACCCCCATTCTCTGTGTCCTACCAGATGATGAGGACCTCACCGCAACTCCAGCTGCTTCATGGCCACACCTTCAGATCATATATGACATACTTCTTCGGGTTGTCACCGCCATGGACGCCAAGGTACTAAAATATCACATCGATCATTCTTTCCTCATCAATCTTATCACGCTTTTCCAATCCGAGGATCCCAGAGAACGCGAAAGCCTGAAGAACGTGTTCCACAGAATCTACTCAAAATTCACTTTCCACCGATCGTTCATGAGAAAAGCCATGAGCGACGTGTTCTTGCAGTACATATTCGAAACGGACAAGCATTGTGGCATTGGCGAGCTTCTAGAGATCTGGGGAACCATCATTAATGGCTTCACTGTGCCGCTGAAAGAAGAACACAAGCTGTTCCTGACGAGAGTTCTGATTCCTTTGCACAAGCCCAAGGGAATGCAGGCTTATCACAGGCAGTTAACTTACTGTGTTACCCAGTTTATGCAGAAAGAACCTGACCTGAGTGGGCTTACTGTGAGAGGGGTTCTGAGATATTGGCCTGTCACCAATTGCCAAAAGGAAGTTGTTCTGATTGGGGAATTAGAAGAATTAGTAGAAAATATGGATCCTGAGCAGTACAGAAAGCTGGCTCTGCCTTTGTGTACCCAAATCACCAAATGCTTCAACAGTTGGAACTCACAGGTAAAACTTAATTATCCGTTTAGTTACAGAAAGCATTTTCGAGTTTTTCATCTCCGCTACCCTGGTGAAGACAGATGAATTGCTTGAATTTAATTAGGTGGCGGAGCGTGCTCTGTATGTATGGAACAACGAACAGTTCGTGAAGATGGCTTCGCAGGCGATGGGAGACGTGTTTCCAGTGCTGGTTGCGGGCATGGAGAAGAACCTGAAATGGCACTGGAGCAAAAGTGTGAAGCAATTGACAGAGAATGTGAGGGCGATGGTGGAAGAAATGGAGCCGAATCTGTACAGCCAGTGTGTCGAAAGGCTCGAGTCCCAGGACTTGAGGGCTCATCAGGAGGCGACGAAGAGGGCAGAGAAGTGGGTAGGGATAGAACTGGCAGCAACCAGGAACGGCGGTCAGTGCCCGCCACAACCACATTGGATATGTGTTTCTAACTGATCAAGGGAAAAGGAATGGAAGTTGGACGTGCCGAGGAACATTTGCCGGCAACTCATGAACTGGCATTCAGATGTCCTGTTTTGCCTGCCTTAACATCTCGTCATCTCCTCATCTGGATCCAGCTCTCCATTGTATCTTACCATAACTCAatacataatattattatatgtatgttGTCACATATATAGGGtctaattaattaagctatgAGTTAGCTTTCCTTGGCTTGAATGGGTACCTCAAGCTGCAATTTGCTAGCAAAATGAAGATGCATTGGCAGCACAAAAGATTAGAGCAAAGAAAAAGTTTGAAGAGAGACGGAAGAGTTTTTGTCATTCAAATTATTTTGTACTTTTGTCCCTTGTAAAGGTGGAAGCAATGTTTAACAAATAtgttattgttataaaattgGATCAAATACAAATTACAATCAAAGCAATTAATCACACACGAGCACAAAATTTAACGTGAAAAATCTAAATTAGGAAgacagaaagaacaaaatatcactaactaaatattggtaatacaaaagtgatatatcTGCACACACACACTCTGTGTTTGATTTCATGTGACCCGAgcatctatttatagacctaaaataatttatggatgaatacaagaaattatatcTTGATCATAAGATGATGCATGAGAATATTTCTCCAGattaaataaatctcacataaaatcaaatttgacaacattataatcataatcaaattcaaCTTATAGTCACGGTCGAATTAGGAAACTCAATCACATATAAATATAGATTTTAAGtaataattatcacaaatttcCACACTAACTCTAAATTCACAAACgaaattatccaaaattctttcttccaacaaaaaTCACGGAGAATTAATCTCCTTGACGAATACCAACCGAATCCATGCAATGTTTAAACTTTATAATAGGCAAGAACTTGGTCAACATATCTGCATGATTATCATGAGTGCTGATTTTTCTTACAGTAACTTCACCATGAgcaataatatctcaaataaaatgatatcacacatcaatgtgctttGTTCTCTCATGAAACATTTGATTTTTAGTGAGAAAAATAACACTTTAACTGTCACAATAGACTATATTGTCACGAAGATCTTCATTAATTTCATCTATCAACCATTTTAGCCAAATAACTTCTTTAATTGCAATATATTATGCTTCTGTAGTAGACAGGATAACGGTAGATTGTAAGGTAACCTTTCAACTAATAACACAACCATCAATGATGAACACATATTTAGTAAGTGATCTTTTCTTGTCGGGATCTCTTGCAAAATCAGAATTAACAAAACCAATAACTCCATCTCTAGTATTTTCGAACTATAAACAGGCATCAGTAGTACCACGCAAATATCAGAGAATCTATTGAACTGCCTTCCAATGTTCTTTACTAGGGTTTGCCATGTATCTACTAACCACACTCACTGTATGAGCCAAATCAGGGCGTGTACAAACCATATCATATATAAGACAACCTATTGCACTAAAGTATGAAATTTTTGATATCTTGTCAATTTCATCATCTGACTGAGGAGAAAAGTTTGATGAAAGGTTAAAATATGCAGCTAACAGAGTACTCATAGATTTAGTCTTTTGCATATTGAATTTAATCAAGACTTTCTCAATGTATTCCTTTTAACGTAGATACAATTTACCTACTTTCTTGTCTcttgaaatttgcattccaaGTATCTTCTTTGCTGTgcccaaatctttcatctcCAATTATTTGTTGAGCTGAGTTTTCAATCTCCTTATCTCGTTCTTATCTTTTGATGCTACTAGCATATCATCGACATATAGAAGCAGATATATAAAAGACccattcttgtttcttttaaaataaacacaactATCATAACTGCATCTATTAAATTTGTGCTTAATCATAAAGGAATCAAACATTTTATACCACTGCCGAGAAGACTGTTTTAGGCCATATAGAGACTTCTTCAACAAGCACACAGTCTTCTTTGCTTGGAACTTCAAAACCTTTTGGTTGCTACATATAGATATCCTCATCAAGTTCCCtatgtaagaaagttgtcttaacATCCAACTTTTCCAATTCAAGATCTTGAATAGCCACAATACCAAGTAGTGCCCCGATGAAACTGTGTTTCACAACTGAAAAAAATACGTTTGTGAAGTCCACACTTGGAACCTGACTGTATCCCTTTGCTACGATTTTGGCTTTGTATCTCGCTTTTTCAACTCTTGGTGTactttcttttctcttaaatatccatttacacTTAATTGTCTTCTTATCCTCAGGtagttttgtcaattttcaagaACCATTTTTGTGTAAGGATTCCATCTCTTCATGTATTGCAATAATCCATCTCCCAAATTCAGCGCAACTAACTGCTACAGAATAAGTGGAAGGCTCTTCATTGCAGTCAATATCTTTAGCCATATTCAAAGCATATGTAACGAGATTAGCTTCAGCATATCTTTGAGGAGGTTTGATATTTCTTCTGGGTCTATCCTTAGCAATACAATAATCTGATGGATCGACACTTGCTTCTGGACTTAACTTGGGGCTTGACTTAATctgagatgatgatgatggctCAGATGTCAGACTCTTGTCGATTTCAAGTTCCACCTGAATATCAGAACTCTGGTGACCTATAAGGTTAGTTTCTTTTGTAAACGAACCATAAAGTATAGCAAtttcataagaaataacatCTCTTCTAATCACAATTTTAAACACTTCTAGATCCCATAACTTATAACCCTTAACACCAGGCATATAATCAAGGAAAAGACACCGTTTAGACCTTGGTTCTAATTTTCCATTAtcaacatgaacaaatgcaagacatccaaaaattttcaaatcagaaTAATTCGCATGAGTACTTGACCATAActcttctggagttttctcgTCAATAGCGAACGATGGAGACCgattaaccataaaatataCCATATAAGCAGTCTCGGCCCAAAAAGACATAGATAAATTGGAATTAGACAACATAAACTGTACCTTTTCCATCAAGGTTTTGTTCATCCACTCAATTACATCATTTTGCTGTGATGTATCTGGAATTGTTAAATGCCTAAGAATTCCATATTTCCTGCAGAAATCATTAAATTCACgtgaacaaaattctaaaccattatcTATGCAGAGACGCTTGATCTGTCTGTTGGTTTGTTTCTCAATCATAGTCTTCAATTGCTTGAAAGTAACAAAAACTTCAGTCTTCTGTTTTAAGAAGAATACTtagatttttctagaaaaatcattGATGAAAGTCAACATGTATCTGGCACCACCTGCAGAGGGTAGTCTGGCCAATCCCTAGAGATTAGAATGGACATAGTCTAATATACCTTTCATATTGTGAATGCCTTTAGTAAATTTAACCCATTTTTGTTTACTAAAAATGCAGTGATCACAAAACTCCAAATTTTCAATACTTTGCCCATCAAGAAGTCTTATTTTGCTCAATTCAGCCATACCTATTTCACTCATATGTTTAAGATGCATATGCCATAATTGAGCGATATCAGTATTTgataaagaagaagtagaaacaaAAGCATCACTTGTAATGGTAGAACCCTGTAGAACATATAATCAACAGTACTGTTTCGTACCTTTCATTAGAATAAGAGCACCTCTACTAACCCTAATAACTCCACTTTCACCAATGAATTTGTATCCATTcgaatcaagagtactcaatgaaataagatttctctTGAGATCGAGAATATGTTTGGCATTAGTTAAAGTTTGACTAATACCATCGAACATcttaattttgacaattccaatgccaacaattttacaagaagaattaGTTTCCATCAACATAATGCCAGAATTCAGAGTTTTATATGTCAAAAACCAATCCCTATTAGGAGACATATGAAATGTGTGCATGATGTGTCAATGATCCAATTTTCACTAGGTTTAGTAACCTCATTAGTAACCACCATAAGTTTCCCATCAGTACTGTTATTTTCAACAACATTGGTTTCTCTTGAAGTTTCTGATTGTTTTCCTTTTTagttagttttctgttttttaagTTTGTTCTACAACTTATAACACTCATTCTTTATGTGTCATTTCTTCTTACAGTAattacaaactttttctttgttcCTAGAGTTGGATCTACTTTTTCCTCTTCTACCAAAATTTCTATCATGTGTTCTCCCTCTAATTAATAGACATTCTCCTTGATTTTTAGAAGTCCCCAATAActgcttatcaattttttcttttgagaataAACCATCATAAACTTCATCTAGGGTGAGAGTATCCCGACTATAGAGTATGGtgtctctaaaagttgaataaCAGGCCGGtagagaacataacaaaattagagTCAAATCCTTATCATTATACTTAACCTCCGTGGATTCCAAATCagaaacaatttctttaaaaactgTTAAATGACTCTCAATAGACATACATTCAGTCATTCAATGAAAATATAATCTTTGCTTTAGATGCAACTTACTGGTTAAGCTCTTCGTTATACACAGCTGTTCCAGTTTCAACCATAGAGCGAcaatgattttttctttcaaaacatcctagaaaatttgatttgataaatgAAGATGTATTTGAGACAAGACCCTATGATccttatgttttttttctttaatgctccatgattgtggcattttttcaaaactcaaaagtgCATTCTTTTAAATCCATCTATGCCAAAATTGCACACATCTTAACTTGCCATAGTGAAGATCTGATATTTCGATCCAATAAAGGAATATGGTACTTTAAGAAAGCCATTAAATATtcccaaataataataaacccAATTGAAAAACggataaaaaataccaaatctaGGCCAAATTTGGGCAAAATCAGATATGGAATTGGAAGACAAATATGGAGTGGGTCGTGGATCCTAGTGGGTTGGATCAGTGGGTTGGACCAAATTTGGCAAGGATATGGGTCTTGGCTTCTTCAATGGGGGAAAAAAAGGAACATGTGTTAATGGTTGAGGCTTGCAGGCAATGATGGCAGCGATGGAAGTAATTGGTGGCGAAAGGAAAATGGCTGACGATGAAGCTCATGGCTGGCAAAGGGATGATCGACGGCGAGGCGGTGGTTAGCTGACGCAAAGGAGGTCAAATTGACGGTCAATGGCAAGAGGTAACATCTGACGAAAGCACTGATAAACTACCCAAAAAGGCACAATTGGAGGCTGAGGAAGAAGGCTAGACAATTGGCTGACAACGCTAGGGAGAAAGTCCGCGATGGCATTCGATAATCGGACGATAAGGGTAATGGTTTCAGATCTGGCGGAAGCTTcgacaaagaagaagatgaacagagGCAGCGATGATAATGGCTGTGGATGTGGTGGAAAGTGACAGTGAGTGCGATGGACTACGGCAACGGTGGCTGGTGTTGGTGGTGGTGACAGCTATTGCTGGGTAACTAGAAACCCAACTAAAGAAGAAGATGCTGATGTGATGATGCAGATCAACGGCTGAGATTTGTCAGATCTTGATGGTTTGATGCAACGGCTCTGATATTAGTTTGTTACGAAATTGGATCAaatacaaatcacaatcaaaccaatcaaccatacaagaatacaaaatttaacatgaaaaactcaaattgaaaaaaccacgaacaaaaagaacaaaatatcactaaccaaacattggtaatacaaaagtgatatactTGCACACATTCTGTGTTTGATTTCATGTGACCTGAgcatctatttatagacctaaaatcatcaATGGATGAATACAGGAAATTATATCTTGTTCAGAAGATGATGCATGAAGATATTCCtttagatgagataaatctcacataaaatcgaatttgacaacatcataatcacagtcaaattcaaAGTTATAGTcacggtcaaattaggaaacccaATTACAGATAAACAAGAATTTTAAGTCATAATTATCATagctatatttgttcattttgGAGTTGGGTTCCACCAAAATGAATATATGTTCATTTTgcgaggatatatatatatatatatgctcaaaACTCAAAGATAATGTTTCTAAATGATGATGGGAGAAAATAAATTGACCACCAATGTATTTGTCAAGAACATGACAACAAGCTTAAACTATGATCTATTTCAGTCCCAAAATTGGATAATCAAATCTTGCAAATGAAAGATTGTAAGGACTACTGCAAGACTTGTTGCAAGAATCATTCTAATGCTTGAACTAGAAATGAAGTCAAGATGGGATGCATAGTTAGTGAGGCTTAAGAATGTTACCTCAAGGATGGTTCCTCTTCCATTTATAGTTTGTTCAGGAGAATGG
This window of the Diospyros lotus cultivar Yz01 chromosome 5, ASM1463336v1, whole genome shotgun sequence genome carries:
- the LOC127801453 gene encoding serine/threonine protein phosphatase 2A 57 kDa regulatory subunit B' kappa isoform-like — protein: MRSFITKTLVEKSMLHSLDFTTFIPYGTPLCFGHVLQTLHHKYQPSSPFLPLFPHILVSLPTEHKKGGSVSRAIQGKLEKEEKGTMGAQRTTPKASPKRNSTTLQHLFELDSGHHFSNNTGKRSPAAFECEDEEILSLISSCTFTYTFTDPSESSSQQDLKRLKLIQLLSIIKISPKPLHTQILPPFFTMLSSNLFRPLPPTTPILCVLPDDEDLTATPAASWPHLQIIYDILLRVVTAMDAKVLKYHIDHSFLINLITLFQSEDPRERESLKNVFHRIYSKFTFHRSFMRKAMSDVFLQYIFETDKHCGIGELLEIWGTIINGFTVPLKEEHKLFLTRVLIPLHKPKGMQAYHRQLTYCVTQFMQKEPDLSGLTVRGVLRYWPVTNCQKEVVLIGELEELVENMDPEQYRKLALPLCTQITKCFNSWNSQVAERALYVWNNEQFVKMASQAMGDVFPVLVAGMEKNLKWHWSKSVKQLTENVRAMVEEMEPNLYSQCVERLESQDLRAHQEATKRAEKWVGIELAATRNGGQCPPQPHWICVSN